The window GGCACCGGCCCGGGATCGTGGAGACGCATCCCAACACTTTCGTACTGTGGGAGGAGCTGGCCGACGCGCCCGGGGCCCCGCTGTCCCGGGTGAGGTCGTACGGCTCCACGTTCGACGCGATCCATCCGCGCACCGTACGGCGGCTGCTGGGGGCGTCCCGGCGGCGTACGCCCTGGCTGATCCAGTTGTACGGGCAGAGCGAGACGGGCCCGGTGGCGTTCCAGGTGGTGACCCGGCGCGGTGCCGCCCGGGTGGACGGGCGCCGGGTCGGGATCGGGATACCCGGCTTCACCCGGGTCCGGGTCACCGACGCCGAGGGCAGACCGGTCGCGCCCGGCACGCCCGGCCGGATCGAGGCCCGCACCCGGGGCCGCATCCTCACCTACCTGGGCATGCCGGAGCGCTACGACCGTCAGCTCACCGACGGCTGGTGGGAGATGGGCGACATGGGCTACCGCAGCCGCCTGGGCTCGCTGTACCTGATCGACCGTGAGGTGGACCGGATCGACGCCGTGCACAGCAATCTGGAGGTCGAGGACGCGCTGATGTCCCGCCTGGAGGAGCTGCGCGAGGTCGTCATCGTGCCGGGCGCGGACCGCGAGCCGGTGCCGGTGGTGTGCGTGCGCGGCGAGCGGCCCCTGGACCCGGAGCGCTGGCGGCAGGCGACGGCGGGGCTGCCGGCGATGGCCGAGCCGCGGCAGTGGCGGTTCGAGGATCTGCCGATGACCGCGACGTGGAAGGTCAAGCGCGTGGAGATCGCCCGGATGCTGGCCGGGAGCAGGGCCGAAGGCGCCCGCGCATGAGCCTGGTCGTGGTCGTGGGCGCCGGACCCGTGGGCCTGTCGGCGGCTCTGGCGCTGCGCGGGCACGGAATCCCGGTCGTGGTGCTGGAGGCCGACCCGGAGGACCGGGAACGGCCGGGCAGCAGGGCCCTGTTCGTGCACCGGGAGACCCTCGGCCTGCTGGACGCGATGCTGCCCGGCCTCGCCGCCGAGATCACCTCGTACGGGCGGACCTGGCACACCCGGCGCACCCTCTACCGGGGGCGTGAGGTCTACGCCCGCACCTTCCCGCCGCCGTCCGGACCGCCGCCCTTCACCAGCCTGCGCCAGACGGACACCGAACGGTTCCTGCGCGCGGCCTGCGAAGGCGCCGGAGTCGAGTTCGTGTGGGGCGCGCGGGTGGCGGGCCTGAGCACCTCGGAGACGGAGGTCCGGCTGACGGGCGAGGACGGGCGGGTGTGGACGGGCGCGTACGCCGTGGCCGCCGACGGCGCCCGCTCGGCGGTCCGGCGCGAGCTGGGCATCCCCATGGAGGGCACGCACGGCGAGGGCTTCCATGTCGTGGTGGACGTCGCCGACGTGCCGGGCGCGGAGCTGCCGCTGGAGCGGGTCTTCCACTACGAGCATCCCGGGGTCGGCGGGCGCAGTGTGATGCGGGTGCCGTTCACCGGCGGCTTCCAGGTCGACCTGCAGTGCCGGGACGACGACGCGCAGGAGGAGTACGGCACCGAGGAGGCCGTACGGCGCTGGCTGCCCGGGGTCGTCGGGGACGGCTACGGCGAGCGGATCATGTGGGTGTCGACGTACCGCTTCCTGCGCAAGGTGGCGGCCTCGTTCACCGACCCGCACGGGCGGGTGCTGCTGGCCGGGGAGGCGGCGCATCTCTTCCCGCCGTTCGGGGCACGCGGCATGAACAGCGGGATCGCGGACGCGGCGGCCGCCGCCGAGGCGATCGCCGCGGGGACCGGCGAGGCGGTCGCGCGCTTCGCCGAGGTGCGGCGGGCGGCGGGCCTGTTCAACAGCGCCGCCGCCGGTACGGCCCTGGACCATCTGCGGCCGCACCGCCGTACCGTCCGGGTCAGACAGCGTGCGGCGGCGGCCCTGGCGCCGGTGCTGCCGTGGTGCGGATCGTGGCTGGAGCACGCGCCGTACGGGCCCCGGAACGGGGCGCCGGCCGTCGCGGGCCGCAAGTACTGAGGAGGAGCGGGTGGTGACTCGACCGGCGGTGGCGGAAGGCGTGTGGACGTGGACGCCCGGCCGTGGCCTGGCGCCCGCCCCGGACCAGGAGGCCGGGGGGCGGCTGCTCGTCGCGGACTCGTGGCTGCTGCGCAAGGGCCGGGTGCGAGCCTATGCCCGGCACCGGGAGCGGTTCTCGCGGTCCTGCGTCGAGTGCGGCGGGCCGGAGCCGCGCCGGCTCGTCGCGTTCTGGCAGGACGTGACCGCCGCGCTGCCGCGCACGGGCGAGTGGTTCCCGCGGGTGGAACTCGCGGCGGGCTCCCTGGAGTTGCGGCTGCTGGTGCGGCCCGCCCCGCCGCTCGGCTCCGAGATCCGGCTGTGGGCGGCGGGCCAGCCCGACCCGCGGACCGTGCCCCGCCGCAAGGGCCCGGACCTGGAGACCCTGGCCCGGGTGCGCAGCCGGGCCGTGGGCGAGGGCGCGGAGGAGGCGGTGCTGATCGCGCCCTCGGGCACGGTGCTGGAGTCGGCCACCGCGAGCGTGCTGTGGTGGGAGGACGACACCCTGTGCCTGCCCCCGCCCGGGCTGCCCGTGCTGCCGGGTGTGACGGCCGGGCTGATCCAGGAGCGGGCGCTGCGGTCCGGGATCCGGGTCGCGCACCGCGAGCGGACCGTGGCCGAGCTGGACGGCCGTGAGGTGTGGCTGGTGAACGCGCTGCACGGGATCCGGCCCGTGACGGGCTGGACGGGACGCCCGATGCGGGTGCCTCCGGTGGAGCGGGCCGGGGAATGGCGGACCTGGCTGGACGGCCTTATGGAGCCGCTGCCGAGCTGAATCAACAGGCCATGAAGACGCCGGGCCGAAGAATTCGACCCGGCGTTATTTTCGCTGCTCTGTTTCAGTTCTTCGGCACCATACGCGTGGCTATCGCGATGCGGTTGTAGGCATTGATGACGGTGGCCGCCCAGATCAATGCCGCGATCTGGTTCTCGTCGAAGACCTCGGCCGCCTCGGCGTACACCGCGTCCGGGACGCGACCGTCGTGGACCAGGGTCACGGCCTCGGTCAGCGCCAGCGCTGCGCGCTCCCGCTCGGTGAAGAAGGGCGTCTCCCGCCAGGCGTTCAGGGTGTACAGGCGCTGCTCGGTCTCGCCCTGGGCGCGGGCGTCCTTGGTGTGCAGGTCGAGGCAGAACGCGCAGCCGTTGATCTGCGAGGCGCGGATCCTGACCAGTTCGAGCAGTTCCGGTTCGACTTTTGCGTCCTGCGCCGCGGAAACGGCGGCGGCGTGCAGGGAACCCATGGCGACGGAGACGTCCGGGGTGATTTTCTTCAGCGCGACGCGGGATAGGGAAGGGCTTTCACTCATGAGGTGACCATATCCTCACGAGCGCATTATGGATGGGGAATTCGCGCGATTATCCGGGCAGTACCGCGCACAGCGCGTCCAGCGCCCCGGACCAGGCGTGGTCCGGGGGTGTGCCGTATCCGACGACCAGGGCGTCGACCGGAGCGGCCTGCGCGGCGGGGTGGGTGTAGCGGGCGAGTCCGTGGAGCGCGAGCCCCCGCCAGTGGGCCGCCTGGACCACCGACTGCTCGGTGCCGGGCGGCAGCCGCAGCAGGACGTGCAGCCCGGCCGCGATGCCGGTGACCCGGGCCCCGGGAGCGCGGGCGGCGACGGCGGCGACCAGGGCGTCCCGGCGGCGCCGGTAGCGCAGGCGGGTCGCGCGCACATGGCGGTCGTAGGCCCCGGAGGCGAGGAACTCGGCCAGGGTGAGCTGGTCCAGGACTCCGCAGGTGTCGACGCCGCCCTTCGCCGCCGCGACCTCCTCGGCGAGGCCGGGCGGCAGCACCATCCAGGCCAGCCGCAGCCCGGGGGCGAGGGACTTGCTGGCGGTGCCGAGGTAGATCACCCGGTCGGGGTCCAGGCCCTGGAGCGCGCCCACGGGCTGACGGTCGTAGCGGAACTCACCGTCGTAGTCGTCCTCCAGCACCAGCCCGCCGGTGCGGCGCGCCCAGTCCACGACGGCCGTACGGCGATCGCGGTGCAGGGGCACGCCCATGGGGAACTGATGGGCGGGGGTGAGCAGGATGGCGTCGGCGCCCGACAACTCGCCGGGGTCCGTGCCCAGTCCGTCGAAGGGCAGCGGGGTGGTGTCCAGGCCGGACGCGGCGAGGAGCCTGCCGTGCACGTCGAGCCCGTACGACTCGACCGCGACGGTCCGAGCCCCGCGTGCCCGCAGGACCGTGCCGAGCAGCTTCAGACCGTGCGCGAACCCGGCGCACACCACGATCCGTTCGGGGTCGGCGCGTACGCCCCGGGCCCGGGACAGATAGCCGGCGAGCGCGGCCCGCAGCTCCGGGCGGCCCCGGGGGTCGCCGTAGTCCAGCGCGTCGTACGGGGCGGCGGTGAGGGCGCGGCGGGCGGCCTTGAGCCACTCGGCGCGCGGGAAGGAAGCGAGGTCGGGGCTGCCGGGGCGCAGGTCGTAGGCCGGGCGGGTGCGGGCGCGGGGGTGGGGTGCCGTACCGGCCGGCGGGACGACCGTCCGCTCGGCGACCCGGGTCCCCGAGCCCTGCCGGGCGGTGAGCCAGCCCTCGGCGGCCAGGTCGGCGTAGGCGTCGGCGACCGTGTTGCGGGCGATGCCCAGGTCGGCGGCGAGCGCGCGGGAGGAGGGCAGCCGGGTGCCGGGGGCCAGCCGGCCGGAGCGCACCGCCTCGCGCAGGGCGTCGGTCAGCCCCCGGCGCAGGCCCGGGCCGGTCGGCTCCACATGCAGGTCGATGCCCAGAGTGGCCCATGGTTCCGCCATGGAAATGGACCATACCCCTGGGCTGCTTCCTTCCTAGGGTCGAGGGCATGACCACGCACACCGATGACACGACGCCCGCGACCAGTGCGGAGTACGCCGCCGAGCGGCCCGCCCGCCTGGAGTGGGCCAAGCACGCGCCCGACGTCTACAAGGCGATGGTCCGGCTCGACACCGCCGCCCGGCAGGGCCTGGACCACACGCTGTACGAGCTGGTGAAGATCCGCGCCTCGCAGGTCAACCACTGCGCCTTCTGCATCGACATGCACACCAAGGACGCCCTCGCGGCGGGTGAGAGCGTCGAGCGGATCATGCAGCTCGGCGCCTGGGACGAGTCGCGGCACTTCTACACCGAGAAGGAGCTCGCGGCGCTGGAGCTGACGGAGGCCGTGACGGTCCTGACGGACGGTTTCGTGCCGGACGCGGTGTACGAGCGGGCCGCGCGGCACTTCGAGGAGGCGGAGCTGGCGCAGCTGATCGCCGCGATCACGGTGATCAACGCCTGGAACCGGTTCGGCGTGACCTGCCGGATGGCCCCGGGGCACTACCAGCCGGGCCAGTACAAGTGACGCCCCGGACCCGGCTGCTCGACCCGGCGGTCGGCGGGGCCATGGCCGCCCTCAGCAAGGTCGCCAAGCGGGGCCTCGGCGACCCGGCGCTCGCCGAACTCGTCGTGATCCGCGCCTCGCAGCTCAACCACTGCGCGTTCTGCCTCGACATGCATCTCGCGCTCGCCCGCGAGTACGGGGTGAGTGAGAAGCAGCTCGACCTGCTGGCCGCGTGGGAGGAGGCCGAGGACGTCTTCGACGAGCGGGAGCGGGCCGCGCTGGCGCTGACGGAGGCGGTGACCCTGCTGACGGAGGGCTCCGTGCCCGACGAGGTGTACGAGAACGCCGCCAAGCACTTCGACGAGGCCCGGCTGGCCCATCTGATCGGGCTGGTCGTCGCCATCAACAACTGGAACCGGGTGATGGTGAGCCGCCGGATCCCGCCGGGGGGTCACACGCCATGAGCAAGGCCGAAGTGTTCCGCGCCCTGCACCACCACCGGGTGCCCGGTGATCCGCTCGTGCTGCCCGGTCCCTGGGACGCGGCCAGTGCGCGGGTGTTCGAGGAGGCGGGCTTCCCCGCGCTCGCCACGCCCAGCGCCGGGGTCGCCGCGTCCCTCGGGTACGAGGACGGGCGGACCCCGGCCGACGAGATGTTCGCCGCGGTCGCCCGGATCGTCCGGGCCGTCGACGTGCCGGTGTCGGCGGACGTCGAGGGCGGCTATGGACTCGCCCCGAAGGAGCTGGTGGAGCGGCTGCTGGAGACGGGGGCGGTGGGCTGCAATCTGGAGGACTCCGAGGACGGGGTGCTCAAGGACCCGCGCGCACACGCCGACTGGCTGGCCGAGGTGCGGGCGGCGGCCGGTGACCGGCTCTTCGTGAACGCCCGTGTGGACACCTTCTCCTGCGGGGTGGCCGATCCCGGACGGGCCATCGAGCGGGCCGCGTTGTACGTCGCCGCGGGCGCCGACTGCGTCTATCCGATCGGGGCCCCGTACGAGGTGCTGCCGCTGCTGCGGGCCGGGACGCAGGGGCCGATCAACATCGGGGCCCCGACGGACGAAGGCCCCTCACCCGCCGAACTCGGCGCGCGAGGGGCCACCCGGATCACCTTCGGGCCGCGACTCCAGCGGCGGGCCGCACGGGCCCTGCGGGAGATCGCCGCTCAGTTGACGTAGGACGTCAGGACAGCCACTTCTTCCAGGTGGACTTGTGGCTGTCCACCCACTTCTTCGCCGCGTCCTCCGGGGTCATCTTCTTGTCGGCGATCATCAGGGAGACCTCGTTCTGGTCCTCGGTCGTCCACTTGAACTTCTTCAGGAAGGCCGCCGCCTTGCCGCCGTTCTTGGCGAAGTCCGCGTTGAGGTACTTCTGCAGCGGCGTGTGCGGGTAGGCGCAGGCGACCTTCTCCAGGTCGGCGTCGCAGCCCTCCTTGTACTCCGGCAGCTTCACCTCGGTCATCGGGACCTTCTTGAACAGCCACTGCGGGGAGTACCAGTAGGTGAGGAAGGGCTTCTTCTCCTTGGCGAACTGCTTCATCTGGGTGATCTGCGCCGCCTCGGAGCCGGCGAACACCACCTGGTAGTCCAGCTTCAGGTTCTTCACCAGCGCCTTGTCGTTGGTGACATAGGACGGCGAACCGTCCATCAGCTGGCCCTTGCTGCCGCTCTCCGGGGTGCGGAACTGATCGGCGTACTTGTTGAGGTTCTTCCAGTTCGTGATGTCCGGGTGCTTCTTGGCGAAGTACGTCGGGACGAACCAGCCGATGTGGCCGGTGACGCCGAGTCCGCCGCCGGGCGCGATCGTCTTCTTGTCCTTGACGTAGCGCTGCTCCTGCTCGGGGTGGCCCCAGTCCTCCAGGAGCGCGTCGACGCGGCCCTGGCTGAGGGCGTCCCAGGCGGGCACCTCGTCGACCTGGACGGTGTCGACGCGGTAGCCCAGCTCGTGCTCCAGGAGGTACTGGGCGACGGCCACATTGGCCTGCGCGCCCACCCAGGACTGCACGGACAGGGTCACGGACTTGGCGCCCTGCGCGTTGGCGAAGGGCGAGGCCTGCTTGGTCATGTCGGCGGCGCCGCAGCCGGTGAGCAGCGCCAGGGAACCCACGGCGGCGATCAGGGCAGTCGTACGGACTCGCATGTCACGCTCCCTTCTTCGCACGTCGCTCGGTGGGCTGGGTCACCCGGTCGAGCATCAGGCCGAGGCAGACGATCGCCCCGCCGGCCACCAGACCGGTCGCCAGGTCGCCCTGGGCGAGGCCGAAGACCACGTCGTAGCCGAGCGCGCCACCGCCGACCAGGCCGCCGATGACGACGACGGCGAGGACCAGGACGAGGCCCTGGTTGACGGCGAGGAGCAGCGCCGGGCGGGCCAGCGGGAGCTGGACCTGCCGCAGCTGCTGCCAGCTGGTCGCGCCGAGCGAGCTGGAGGACTCCAGCGCGGCCGGGTCGACCTGGCGCAGGCCCTGGGTGGTGATGCGGACGACGGCCGGCAGCGCGTAGACGATCGCGGCCGCGACGGCCGGGGCGCGGCCGACGCCGAACAGGGCGACGACCGGGATCAGGTACACGAACTGCGGCATCGTCTGGAACACGTCGAGGACGGGACGCAGCAGCCGCTCCAGACGGTCGCTGCGGGCCGCCGCGATGCCGGTGGCGAAGCCGAGGACGAGGGTGACGGCGACGGCGGCGAGGACCTGCGACAGGGTGTCGAGGGAGGGCTTCCAGACGCCGAGGGCGCCGATCGCGGCCATGGCGAGGACGGCGGTGAGCGCGGTGCGCCAGGTGCCGATCACCCAGGCCAGGGCGGCGACGATCAGCAGCACCGACCACCAGGGCAGCCCTTGCAGGCCGTCGCGCATCGGGTCGAGGACCCAGGTGGTGAAGTGGCCGGCCCAGTCGGCGGTGCCGCCGATGACGGGGACGCCGGAGTAGAGATGCGCGGTCATCCAGTCGACCGCGCGGTTGACGGGCTCGGCGATGCCGACGACCCACGACTCGGGCCAGTCGAGCCGGCCGACGAGACGCCCGGCGACCGCCACGGCGGCGAAGGCGACCAGGGCGTACAGCCAGCCGAGTCCCTGCCGGGGCTCCGGTTCGGCGCCGAGCCGCTCCCCCGCCGCGCCCGTGACGCGGTCCAGGACGACGGCCAGCAGCACGATCGGGATACCGGCGGCGAGCGCGGCACCGACGTCGACCGAGGCCAGCGCCTGGTAGACGCGGTCACCGAGACCGCCCGCGCCGATGACGGCCGCGATGACGGCCATCGACAGCGCCATCATGATGGTCTGGTTGAGGCCGAGCAGGAGTTCCTTGCGGGCCAGCGGGATACGGGCCGTCAGCAGCCGCTGGCGCGCGGTGGAGCCGAGCGACTCGACCGCCTCCAGCACCTCCTTGTCGGCTCCGCGCAGACCGAGCGAGGTGAGCCGGGCCATGGGCGGGGCGGCGTAGATGACGGTGGCCAGGACGGCCGCCGGGACGCCGATGCCGAAGACCAGCACGACGGGCAGCAGATAGGCGAAGGCCGGGAGCACCTGCATGGTGTCCAGGACCGGGCGCAGGACGCGGTCCATCCGGTCGGAGAGCCCGGCGGCGAGCCCGAGCACTGCGCCCACGAGGACCGACGCGAGGACCGCGACGACCATCAGGGCGAGCGTCTGCATGGTCGGCACCCACATGCCGAGCAGGCCGCAGGCCAGGAACGCGACGCCCGTGCCGAGCGCGAGCCGGACGCCCGCGACGCGCCAGGCGACCAGCGCGCCGAGGGCCGTGACGCCCGCCCAGCCGACAGCCAGGAGGCCGAGGTAGACGGCTCGTACGGCGATGACGACGACATTGCTGACGTGGCCGAAGAAGTACAGGAACAGCGGGTGGCTGTCGCGGTTGTCGATGATCCAGTCGCTGGCCTTGGCGAGCGGCTCGGAGAAGTCGACGGTCAGGGCGGTCGGCCAGCTGCCGCTCGCCCAGCGGGCGTTCGCCAGCGGCACGAGGATCGCGGCGGCCAGGGCGAGCAGCAGCAGCTTGCGGACGGCGGGGCTCTTGAGGAGGGCGGGCAGGCCCACGCGGGGCGGGGACGCGGTGATGGTCGCCATCACACCGCCTCCTTGGACTTCTCCGTCCCGGGCGGAGCTGGCTGCTCCGTGCCGGCGACGACACCGAGCAGCGTGTCGGAGTCGACGACGCCCACGCAGCGGCCCTCGTCCACGACCCGGGCCGGGGCGCCGGCGCGGGCGACCGCCTCGATCGCCTCGGAGACGGTCGCGTCGGGCCGGACGGCCGGTCCGCTGCCGTCCTGGTCGGCCGAGGGGTTGCGCATCGCCGTGCGGACGGTGAGGACCTGCTCGCGCGGGACGTCCCGGACGAACTCGCGGACGTAGTCGTCGGCGGGCGAGCCCACGATCTCCTCGGGCGTGCCGAGCTGCACGACCCGGCCGTCGCGCATCAGGGCGATGCGGTCGCCCAGCTTGAGGGCCTCCTGGAGGTCGTGGGTGATGAAGACCATCGTGCGGCCCTCTTCGCGGTGCAGCCGGACGACCTCCTCCTGCATCTCGCGCCGGATGAGCGGGTCGAGGGCGCTGAACGGCTCGTCGAAGAGCAGGACCGCGGGGTCGACGGCGAGCGCGCGGGCGAGGCCGACGCGCTGCCGCTGGCCGCCGGAGAGCTGGCTGGGGCGGCGGTGCTCCATGCCTTCCAGACCGACCTTGGCGACGACCTCGGCGGCGCGCTCACGGCGCTCGGCCTTGCCCATGCCCTGGATCTCCAGGCCGTAGGCGACGTTGTCGAGGACCGTGCGGTGCGGCAGCAGGCCGAAGTGCTGGAAGACCATGGCGGCGCGGTGGCGGCGCAGTTCGCGCAGCCGGGAGCGGTCCATGGCGCGGACGTCCTCGCCATCGATGGCGATGGTGCCGGCCGTCGGCTCGATGAGCCGGGTCAGACAGCGCACCAGCGTGGACTTGCCGGAGCCGGACAGGCCCATGACGACGAATACCTCGCCCTTGCGCACATCGAAGCTGACGTCGCGGACGGCGGCCGTGCAGCCGGTGCGGGAGCGCAGCTCGGCGGGGTCGAGGGCGGTGAGCTCGGGGTCGGCGGGAACGCGCTCGGCCTTGGGGCCGAACACCTTCCACAGGCCCTCCACCGAGAAGACGGGGGTGGTGTCCATGGTCTGCTCCGTGGGGGGTTCGAGGGTCGGGATCTCGGTCATCTCGGTCACCGGTCACCACCGCCGATCAGCTCGGCGGCCTTCTCGCCGACCATGAGCACGCCGATCATGGGGTTCACGGTGGTCATGGTCGGGAACACGGAGGCGTCGGCGATGCGGATGCCCTCCAGGCCGCGGACGCGCAGCTCGGGGTCGACGACGGCGAGGCGGTCGTCGGCGTCGCCCATCTTGCAGGTGCCCGCGGGGTGGTAGACGGTGTGCGCGACCTTGCGGGCGTACTCGCTGATCTCCGCGTCGTCGGTCACGTGCGGGCCGGGCGCCACCTCGCGCTTGAGCCAGCCTGCCAGCGGCTCGGTCTTGGCGATCTCACGGGCGATCTTGATGCCGTCGACGAGGGTCTGACCGTCGTAGTCGTCCTCGTCGGTGAAGTACCGGAAGTCCAGGGCCGGCTTGACCTCGGGGTCGGCGCTGGTCAGGTAGAGCCGGCCGCGGCTCTTGGGCTTGGGGATGTTCGGGGTCATCGAGACGCCGAACTCGGGCCGCTGGTAGCCGAGGCGCTCCGGGTTGTCCGTGAAGGGGATCTGGTAGAAGTGGAACATCAGATCGGGGTGCGGCTGTTCGGGGTCCCGGCGCACGAACAGGCCCGCGTCGGAGTCCATCGCGGAGTTCTCCGGGATGGGGCCGTTCGTCTCCCACACGATCACCGACTCGGGGTGGTCGAGCAGGTTCTCACCGATGCCCGGCAGGTCGTGCGTCACGGGTATGCCGAGCTTCTCCAGGTCCGCCTTCGGGCCGATGCCGGAGTGCATCAGCAGCCGGGGCGAGTCGACCGCGCCGGCACAGAGCAGGACCTCATTGCGGGCCTTGACGAGGATCTCCTCGCCGTCCTTGGTGCGGACGTGCACGCCCTCGGCGCGGTTGCCGTCCAGCTCCAGCTTGTACGCCCAGGTCTCCAGCAGGATCGTCAGGTTGGGCCGCTCGTCCATGACCGGGTGCAGATACGCCACCGACGCCGAGGAGCGCTTGTTGTTCTCGGGGTGGTAGGCGAGGTCGAAGAAGCCGACGCCCTCGGTGAACGGCTTCTTGTTGAAGCCCTCCACGCGCGGCACGTTCAGCGCCGCCTGCGCCGCGTCGACGAAGTCGCGGGCGATGGCGTTCCGGTCCTTCTCGTCGACCGGGACGACGTTGTTGAGCAGGCGTGCGAAGTACGCCTCCATCTGCACCGCGCCCCAGCCCTTGGCGCCGGCGGCCTCCCACTCGTCCCAGTCGGCCGGCAGCGGCTTGAAGGCGATGAGGGTGTTGTGCGAGGAGCAGCCGCCCAGGACCCGGGCGCGGCTGTGCCGGATATGCGAGTTTCCGCGTGGCTGCTCGGTGGTCGGGTAGTCGTAGTCGAGCTCGCCGCCCAGCAGGCCCATCCAGCGGCGCAGGGTCAGCACGTCGTCGCGGCCGACGTCGCTGGGGCCGCCCTCGATGACAGCGACGGTGACATCGGGGTTCTCGGTCAGACGGGAGGCAATGACGGAACCTGCGGTTCCGCCGCCTATCACGACATAGTCGTACTCATGACTGGTGTGGGACATGGCGTACTTGCTCCAGAGGGGTGAACCAGAGGGGACGAAGAATTCGGGCCCGAAGGGCGTGGGTGCGCGGGTGCGCGCGTGCGGGGGCGCGGGAGGTCAGCCCGCGAACCAGCGCACCGGCTTCGGGGCGAGGTTCTGGTAGACGTGCTTGGTCTCTCGGTACTCGGCGAGTCCGGCCGGGCCGAGCTCCCGGCCCACGCCGCTCTTGCCGAAACCGCCCCACTCCGCCTGCGGCAGGTAGGGGTGGAAGTCGTTGATCCAGATCGTGCCGTGACGCAGCCGGCCGGCCACGCGCCGGGCGCGGCCCGCGTCGGAGGTCCAGACACCGCCCGCGAGGCCGTACTCGGTGTCGTTGGCGAGGGTCACGGCCTCGTCCTCGGTGCGGAAGGTCTCGACGGTGAGGACCGGTCCGAAGACCTCCTCACGGATGACCCGCATCTCGCGGTGGCAGTGGTCGAGGACGGTCGGCTCGTAGAAGTAGCCGTTCTCGGGGCGCTGCGGGGACGGCTCGGGGCGCTTGCCGCCGGAGCGCAGCACCGCGCCCTCCTTGAGGGCGGACTCGACGTACATCTCGACCTTGTCGCGCTGCTGCTCGGAGACGAGCGGGCCACACTCGACGCCGTCCTCGGTGCCGCGGCCGAGGCGGATCTTCTCGGCGCGCCGGGCCAGTTCGGCGACGAAGCGGTCCCGGACCGACTCCTCGATGATGAGGCGGGCGCCGGCCGAGCAGACCTGGCCGCTGTGGATGAAGGCGGCGTTGAGGGCCTGGTCGACGGCGGTGTCGAAGCCCTCCTCAGTGGCGCAGGCGTCGGCGAAGACCACGTTGGGGTTCTTGCCGCCGAGTTCCAGGGCGACCTTCTTGACGCCGGGCGCGGCGGCCTGGGCGACCTTGGTGCCGCTGACCAGACCGCCGGTGAAGGAGACCAGGTCGACGTCGGGGTGCTCGGACAGGCGCGCGCCGACCGAGTGGCCGGGGCCGGTGACGATGTTGGCGACGCCGGCGGGCAGCCCGGCCTCGACCAGCAGCTCGATGACGGCGATGGTCGTCATCGGGGTGATCTCGCTCGGCTTGATGACGAAGGTGTTGCCCGCCGCGAGCGCCGGG of the Streptomyces koelreuteriae genome contains:
- a CDS encoding class I adenylate-forming enzyme family protein, whose amino-acid sequence is MRQSPAQPRPLLADRGFYLGPVFRRAADRHGAVFVTLDRSLDVNPSLGVDLSYTVLADVVEELSGRLWEAGVRPSEQVVVHKADNVDIMLLTCAAARIGAVPVLLSPTLAPQIAGQLLARLRRPWLITDSATLDGLKDLALDGLVRRTLSVDDASGAEPLATYAGAEPPPPVRLHPREPALITHSSGTTGVPKLAVHCAQTMWNRLVPQQAMGWPTRGEPAALHMSFVHSRFYHLLGVLLHFGSPLVLITDPDPAAVGPLLVRHRPGIVETHPNTFVLWEELADAPGAPLSRVRSYGSTFDAIHPRTVRRLLGASRRRTPWLIQLYGQSETGPVAFQVVTRRGAARVDGRRVGIGIPGFTRVRVTDAEGRPVAPGTPGRIEARTRGRILTYLGMPERYDRQLTDGWWEMGDMGYRSRLGSLYLIDREVDRIDAVHSNLEVEDALMSRLEELREVVIVPGADREPVPVVCVRGERPLDPERWRQATAGLPAMAEPRQWRFEDLPMTATWKVKRVEIARMLAGSRAEGARA
- a CDS encoding FAD-dependent monooxygenase is translated as MSLVVVVGAGPVGLSAALALRGHGIPVVVLEADPEDRERPGSRALFVHRETLGLLDAMLPGLAAEITSYGRTWHTRRTLYRGREVYARTFPPPSGPPPFTSLRQTDTERFLRAACEGAGVEFVWGARVAGLSTSETEVRLTGEDGRVWTGAYAVAADGARSAVRRELGIPMEGTHGEGFHVVVDVADVPGAELPLERVFHYEHPGVGGRSVMRVPFTGGFQVDLQCRDDDAQEEYGTEEAVRRWLPGVVGDGYGERIMWVSTYRFLRKVAASFTDPHGRVLLAGEAAHLFPPFGARGMNSGIADAAAAAEAIAAGTGEAVARFAEVRRAAGLFNSAAAGTALDHLRPHRRTVRVRQRAAAALAPVLPWCGSWLEHAPYGPRNGAPAVAGRKY
- a CDS encoding aminotransferase class IV is translated as MTRPAVAEGVWTWTPGRGLAPAPDQEAGGRLLVADSWLLRKGRVRAYARHRERFSRSCVECGGPEPRRLVAFWQDVTAALPRTGEWFPRVELAAGSLELRLLVRPAPPLGSEIRLWAAGQPDPRTVPRRKGPDLETLARVRSRAVGEGAEEAVLIAPSGTVLESATASVLWWEDDTLCLPPPGLPVLPGVTAGLIQERALRSGIRVAHRERTVAELDGREVWLVNALHGIRPVTGWTGRPMRVPPVERAGEWRTWLDGLMEPLPS
- a CDS encoding carboxymuconolactone decarboxylase family protein translates to MSESPSLSRVALKKITPDVSVAMGSLHAAAVSAAQDAKVEPELLELVRIRASQINGCAFCLDLHTKDARAQGETEQRLYTLNAWRETPFFTERERAALALTEAVTLVHDGRVPDAVYAEAAEVFDENQIAALIWAATVINAYNRIAIATRMVPKN
- the pdxR gene encoding MocR-like pyridoxine biosynthesis transcription factor PdxR, whose translation is MAEPWATLGIDLHVEPTGPGLRRGLTDALREAVRSGRLAPGTRLPSSRALAADLGIARNTVADAYADLAAEGWLTARQGSGTRVAERTVVPPAGTAPHPRARTRPAYDLRPGSPDLASFPRAEWLKAARRALTAAPYDALDYGDPRGRPELRAALAGYLSRARGVRADPERIVVCAGFAHGLKLLGTVLRARGARTVAVESYGLDVHGRLLAASGLDTTPLPFDGLGTDPGELSGADAILLTPAHQFPMGVPLHRDRRTAVVDWARRTGGLVLEDDYDGEFRYDRQPVGALQGLDPDRVIYLGTASKSLAPGLRLAWMVLPPGLAEEVAAAKGGVDTCGVLDQLTLAEFLASGAYDRHVRATRLRYRRRRDALVAAVAARAPGARVTGIAAGLHVLLRLPPGTEQSVVQAAHWRGLALHGLARYTHPAAQAAPVDALVVGYGTPPDHAWSGALDALCAVLPG
- a CDS encoding carboxymuconolactone decarboxylase family protein; its protein translation is MTTHTDDTTPATSAEYAAERPARLEWAKHAPDVYKAMVRLDTAARQGLDHTLYELVKIRASQVNHCAFCIDMHTKDALAAGESVERIMQLGAWDESRHFYTEKELAALELTEAVTVLTDGFVPDAVYERAARHFEEAELAQLIAAITVINAWNRFGVTCRMAPGHYQPGQYK
- a CDS encoding carboxymuconolactone decarboxylase family protein produces the protein MTPRTRLLDPAVGGAMAALSKVAKRGLGDPALAELVVIRASQLNHCAFCLDMHLALAREYGVSEKQLDLLAAWEEAEDVFDERERAALALTEAVTLLTEGSVPDEVYENAAKHFDEARLAHLIGLVVAINNWNRVMVSRRIPPGGHTP
- a CDS encoding isocitrate lyase/PEP mutase family protein; this encodes MSKAEVFRALHHHRVPGDPLVLPGPWDAASARVFEEAGFPALATPSAGVAASLGYEDGRTPADEMFAAVARIVRAVDVPVSADVEGGYGLAPKELVERLLETGAVGCNLEDSEDGVLKDPRAHADWLAEVRAAAGDRLFVNARVDTFSCGVADPGRAIERAALYVAAGADCVYPIGAPYEVLPLLRAGTQGPINIGAPTDEGPSPAELGARGATRITFGPRLQRRAARALREIAAQLT